In Lolium rigidum isolate FL_2022 chromosome 7, APGP_CSIRO_Lrig_0.1, whole genome shotgun sequence, the DNA window aaaaaatcaactaAATTTCCTCTTTGCAGCCATTCTTTTCTTTCCCATCCATCCTTCCTTCCATGCTGCCACACAACCATTGAATTCCATTCCCATGACCGAATACGAATCAAATCACACTCAAATTAACCATCCACCGGGACAAAACCGATCCCAGCAAGAAACAAATAAGCGAAGGAAAGCTGcaaaaacaaatgattagatcCGTCCGTCCGACCGCGCGGGGGAAAGCCAGTCGTGCACCGCCGCCTCAGGCAGAAGGCAACAGAGAACAGACTTTGGCCTGGCTTTGCACGAAGGGACGGGCAAGGCTGTAGGCGGCCGGCAGATCTCCTTGTCGTTGCAGCGCGGAGAAGCAAGACATTTCAGAGCCGTTTTTTCGCGCGGTGGAGAAGCCAGCTTACAGCGCGCGCTAGTCGGCGCACCAGATATATTGCTTTGGATAGCGCAAACTGCCCCGCGCACAAAAATATTTATAGCGCGACCTATTTTACAGCGCCTGCTGGAGAACACGTTTGACGCTGTATATTGACGGTTTTTTTTAGCGCATACCTGGTTTGCAGCctctgttgaagatgctctaagaataAGACCTGATCTATACATGTAATCGTGTATTAGAGAGGTGATGGCGTGATCTCGAACCTGAAACTAGGATGCACGAATTTGGGTTGGAGCAGCCGGGTGCTCCAGTCCACTGGCCACCGTGAATCCATGATTGCTCCCCCGTCACGGAGATTTCGGCGGCCGAGGCTGCCGCATATGTACGTCCGGGTCATCTTCATGCTGGCTCTACCGTAGCTGAGGCGTTGTTGCACGATTGTAGATGCGGATCGTTgcatcaagttttatttagagCGTCACCGATACCTACTGTAGAGCGGGTTCTGATGATGAGTCTAGTTAAGGGCCCGTTCGGTTTGAAGAGGATTGAGGTGGATCAGGAGGTATTGATAGGGAATGAAATTATAATCCATGTCATTCCATGTCGATCCCTGCGAGCTGGGGGCTAAGCGAACGAGGCCTAATAGTGTAGTAACTGGCCGGAATCCATGGTGAAGCTGacgttcgtcaacctcaagacgtATCATCTCGGTTTCTTGGATGTTCTCATGGAGTAGGATGTGCGTGCGTGTTATAGAGATGTGTGTACATACTTTTGTGTCGGTATCGTGTTTCTAAAAAGAAATGGATTTTTCAGCTATTCGGTTGAACATTCTTGAAATGTACGTAAGAAGATTTAGCCATTTTTTAGGTAGTAAATATATAAACATAAGTATTCGAGCATCTCTAATACTGATGTATTTTTAGGGAAACCAAGCATGTTGTGCAGCTTGACACACTTCACGGTATGCCTAAATATGTTGAGAGACATCCAGAACTGGCAGCGAAAATACTTCTTCTCGTGATACACCGAATACAGAGCAGCAAATTCGCTGTCCACAAATATTCTTACAGAGTTCGGTACATTTTCTAGCCAAACTTGGCTTGAATCATTACCACTAGAACCTACCGCCCCAAGGGCATCAGGAACTTTATTACAATCTCGAGGTCTAAATTGGCTAGAATCTAAGAACATGCTACTCCACAAAAGTTTAGTTGAAGGAACACCGATACCTCAACAGATAACCCCCTGAGAGGCATGGTAGAACTCGTCCACTCGTCCGATTGAATTGCTCTAATCAGGTTAGCTAAATTTGCTTCAGTGATAACTTTTGGCATCCCCAAGTTTGTTGCCTGCTGCAACACCTGATTACATGCCTCCGCCTCCGTGTGTGTTGCCCCTCCCATAGCCTCCATTCGACCCGCACTTGCTCCTCTCACATCACCATGAGCATCTCAAACTACAAAACCCCATTCGATGAAGTAGTTGATCATGAGCTAGTTTTGTCCAAAAAATAGTAAAATagacaaatactccctccgtcccgattTAATTAACTTGCCTGTAATTTTGCGCAAAACCCCCTACCATTTTCTGCCCGCTACCCACCCGTCCCCGCCGATTGACCAGACTCATATCCGTCCCCAACTCCCCATCCACTCCCCGCAGGACCGCACAGTCGTCCGCATTCGTGAAACAACGCAcggcgacagagagagagggcagAGATCGAGATgaaggtggaggcggtggaggagacgctGGTGCCGCCGAGCAAGCCGACGCCGCGGCACGCGCTGTGGCTCTCCAACCTCGACCTCGCCGTGCCCAAGACGCACACGCCCCTCGTCTACAACTACCCCGCGCCCCCGCCCTCCGTCGGCGGCGACGGAGATGGAGATGATGGGGAGGAGCCGTTCTTCGCGCCGGAGAGGCTGTGGGCGGCGCTGACCAAGGCGCTGGTGCCGTTCTACCCGCTGGCGGGGCGGATGGCGGTGCAGCGGGCGGCTAGAGATCGACTGTACCGGCGATATGGATCTGGACAAACTAGGAGTGTGCTATCAGTATTTTTAATTAGTTAGGACTAAAATGTAATATTGCTTTTCTGAAACATTTTCCCCTCCCCAAGTTAATTaaattgggacggagggagtaccagtcAAATACATAACTAATTTTCAAAATAAATATATTATGTCATGATGTATCGGTGCAATTTCAAGTGAACCAAATTTGTGTCACATCTTTAAAACAAATCTAAAGAAATCACCCCTagggtctagacaagcttcctaggACCTCTTTGTCATGTGGACGATTTTCATGAAGCTAAAACCACCTTAAATTAAATGTGTGTCAAAAATTTGACGTGAATTTCTTTTTTCATAATCGTGTCCAGCCCAGTTTTGGGCTCTCCAGGTCTACACTAGCACTTTTACGGCCCGCACTTCACTTCACAATCCACCACACCACATCCCGCATCGTCTTGCACGCCGAGATGACGGCCATcctcctccgccggccgccgccgccgccgcctccccagctCACCGGCGCGCGTTCTGTTCTCTAGGCATTAGATCGACTCGAATCCACCACATTCCTTCCGTCTCATAGATAATCAGCGAGTAGGGCGAGATGAGCAGCCCCcgacgccgcccccgcccccgctcgCCGGCGGTGAAGACGCCGCTggaagacgacgacctcctctccgagatcctcctccgcctcccgccgcggCCCTCCTCCCTCCCCCGCGCATCCCTCGTCTGCAAGCGCTGGCACGGCCTCGCCTCCGACCCCGGCTTCTTCCGCCgcttccgccgccaccaccgccgcagccctCCGCTCCTCGGGCTCTTCGACAAGCACGACGTCCCCACCTTCGTGCCTACCCTAGAGGCCCCGGACCGCGTCCCGCCCGGGCGCTTCTCCTTGCAGCGCCGCGACGGCGACCGCTTCATGTCCCTGGGATgccgccatggcctcgtgctCATCGTCAACTTCACGCCCGACCAGATACTGGTGTGGGATCCTATCACCAGCGGCCAGCACCGACTCACCATTCCACCGGGGATCGCGGCACATGCCGAGAGGACGATAATCAACGGGGCCGTGCTTCGCGCCGGCGCCCACTTCCAGGTGGTCTTGACGGTGGCAGACAACCAGGACAAGCAACGCAGACGAGCTCTCGCCTGCGTCTACTCGTCAGAGACCGGCTTCTGGGGCGATCTCATCTCAACACCGCTTCCCTTGGGGGTTCCCAGGAGTGATCATCCCATCTTTCAAGACTTTGCTAAAGTATCCACCTTGGTTTTTACTGGCATGCCCGCTGTGCTTGCTGGGAACTCCCTTTACTGGGTGCTTGCTGGGAACTTTCAAGGAATTCTCGAGTTTGATTTGGAGAAGCAAAGCCTAGCTGTGATACGGGTGCCCCTGCATATGCTTGAGAATGGCCACTTCTGGAATATGAGGGCAGAGGGTGGTAGCCTTGGTTTACTCTTTTGGACGGACACCAGCATTCAGTTGTGGAAGATGAAGACTGATTGTGCTGGTGTTGCTTCATGGGCACTCGCGACAACTATTGAACTGGACAAGCTGCTTTCCCTAGAGTCACAACGAGTATCAGTAATAATACTAGGCTATGCTGAGGAAAATAATGTGTTGTTCCTGTGGACATGTGGCATCCTCTATATGGTCCATCTTGAGTCGTTGCAGTTCAAGAAACTATGCGAAACCAGATGCCTTTCTCAGTATCATCCATTTGAAAGTGTCTACACTTCAGGTAATAGAATGCCTTCACATTTCGGTTACAGCAAAATCATGTTATTTTTCGATAATTTTTTGGCAGAATACGGTTCACACCCTTTTGTGTTAAGTTAACAATTTGAAGTAGCGTCCTATCACTTGTCCTTTTGCTGCCTGATCACCTCCTGAACATACAGAAATTTGTTTCTATAGTATTTCTGTTCCAATTCTTGTGTGATCGCGTTTTATGTAATGATTATTGTATGGAAATATAAATCTGTAACTTTTTTAGTGCTATTTAGCCACATGGTGGGCTGCAGTTGGTCTATTGTTAGCTTCAGTTCTGGATTTTTTGTTGTCCAAGGCTCCAAGTCAGAGCTAGCAAACTGTCTTTATCAGTTTGTTACATAAATGTACATGCAAATGCAGTAAAAGAATGAACACCAGCCTATTCACATATGCAAGAATTGTATAATGATGGTTTTTGTTCATAGCTGTTGTGCAGTTTTTCCACAAGATAAATACATAATACATAACAGTTTAAAGTTGAAGACAattaaatgaaaaactagcttgaACCAACTGAAATATCAGATAGGTAGCTCAAATGCTCACCAGGTACATTTTTGAAGCTTAAAGCTAGTTCTGTTTCTGTAATTCAATAATTATTATCCCGGCTAATCTTGCTAATAATATTAAATCCATAATGGTGAATTTCTTTGAAATTTAAGAATGAGTTTTCATTTTACCATTGTTGGGACTTAGGAGAGTTGCAAGGAGAGTTCCAGGTCCATTTACTTTGGAAAAGTAATTCTGTTCATTTCATTTTTCAGGCTAAAATTATTTGAAGATAATCCAAATTTGAGTAGTCATCATTACTTTTGTGCTACGATTTTATTAGTATGCTTTTCTTTTTGATATGGCGTTGAACGAGCTTAAAATTCTCGGTAACTTGTATCTTCTGACCAGCAAATCGTCTGAGTGTATGTTCTTCATTTGCACAATATTCATCAGTACATATCGTTCCCTCTACATTCTTTAAATTTGACAATAGTTGTGGTTTTTTTAAAATCTTTTCCTAGTTGTATAAACAATGAGTTGTGTTTTTCTTCAAATTACAGCTGCTAGTTTACATAAATCTAATTGATGCCTTCCTTGTATCTATTTGTCTTTTTGTTGGAATGGCATTGGTTGACTTGTTACGATTTGCAGGAACAAGCATTGGTGATGAACATGATGCAGCTGATCTTTTGCAGCAAACATAGTAGGTTGATTGTCCAGTTAATTATGCTATTGTGATGAATTGTTGAGCAGGTAAGCTTATCTGAACAAAATGTAATTCTTTCCTTTTTACTGCCATTTCTCAAGCACCCAATTCCAAGAGAAGATTGTATGATGTTCTATACAACTCTGGCCACCTCCTTGCTTTGATAGGTTGCACCTTGGATATTTTCTCCAGGCCTTGCttcttcatccctttgctcaGCAGTTATCTATTCTCTCTCTTATGCCTTCTCTTTTAGTTGCTGTTGTTCTATCCCCTCTCTACTGATGTGCAGTTACGTCTGCCTTCCAGTTCCGTGTTCCATTCAGTTTATCTGCTCCTtagtacccccccccccccccaccccaccccacccctgTTCCTTCTGGTAATGTGGGTTCTTCTCCTTGTTGCTCCTCTGAAGACTCATGACTTCTTTTTGTGCATATGTTTAGTGGTACCATAATGAAATTCATCCCCTCTAATGTTCTTCATGGATGTTCTTTTCTGAGTAGTTGATAACTGACAATGCCTGAGCATTTGAGACACTTCATTTAAACATGATAGTTATACTTTTTAAAATTGATGGTTCGTCTGCATCTTTATGGTACATAGTGAACTGATGATTGGCACAATACTCGAAGAGCGCACTTTCATTAAATTCTACATTACAGTTTATCTTTTTTGCTTGCAGTCGTTGCAGTTTTCCTTGATGAATATTCTAGTGCATATGCAAGTTTATCTGGCAGTTGGCTTAAATATTTTCTCTGCAGATCTGTCAGTCTCTAACTTGCATATGCAATTGGCTATTATCCACTAGCAGGGTTTGCCTATTCAGAACTATATGTAGTTATATTTTGTGGGTAGTCTATTTTCTCCACTTCTGGTCACGTTAGATGCTTAAAATTTTATTAAACCCATGATCGAAATAACATGGTCATATTCACCATAAATACTGCTTTCATCACTAGTTGCATTTTTTACAAACATATAATATTGTAATAATCAAAAGTAGTGgtcagactattgtttctgatcttgTGGAGAGAGAAAATAGCATCtattttggctgaaggaagtgTCTCTACAGATAATGTGATGCACGATCCCTTAGCTGAGGCAGCAAAGTACTACATGAGTTTAAGTAAATTCGATTTGTTAGTGGCTAGCTAACTCATATGTTTGTGAACAGTATGCCTGTAAGCTAGAGACCACGTGAAATATTTCAAGATTTGATAAGCTGGGATGCTCAGTTTTCCCTATAGTGGAGCTTTTTTTGAACCACCAATCTCTTAACTTTTACTGATACATAATACCAGATGTAGCCAAAAACTTGAGTATTGCTAACAATAAGAGTTGAAGGTGTAACACTCTTTTTTTGTAAATCAAACTGGCCTTCTGTAGCTGTTCTATTTTTTTCTAATATTGGTTCTGTCCAAATATGCTGAGAAGATTCAGCTCTGAAGTTCTTGCACAATGTCTACAGTCATAATGATGTTAATGTTtacttaccaaattttaatatgtTACTTGTACGACTTCTCTAATGAATTGTACAAATTGGTTTGACTGATGAAATTGTTTGCTCCGCAGATATCACATCCTGGTGGCACAAGATGAAGAATGTGTTATGTGCTTTCGGTTCTTCCCTTTTGCACGCTGAAATTGGCCCGCTGTACTGGTCAACCGTGAGTAGAGGCTTGTAGGAAATTATTCGCTTCAGTTTGCCAACTTACCGTCTTTTATCTAATATCTGTACACAATTAGTCAACTTCCATGGATGACACAGTGAATTGCTATCAGTGTCTGCCCTGTCAGTTAATCTGTTGGGTTAATCTGGTCCGTGCCTTCCAAGCAGCCAAGAAGCAATGTTGACTGTTGAGGCAGGTCACCTCTGTGGGTTGTGTAACTGTGTGCACGCCTTATTTCAGTATTGTGTCGCTGTTGAATTTGTCACCAGAATTCTCCAGGATGAGACTTTTAACTTATTATTTTTCAGAAGATGACTTGAGGAAAAATATCTCCAGTCTGAACACACATAGGTGAATGTAGAGCATAAGCCAtatatagtactccctctgtcccactaAAAGTgtcaactttatcaaaatttggatgtagacAAAGTTGACACTTTTGGTGGGCGGAGGGGGTATCTAACTTCTTGCCATAGCAAAATACTCCTATCTGTTTGGTTTTATAAGACGTTTAATGTTTTTGAAGGTTCACTTGTTTTTGTGTGTATCTAGTCTAGTAGACACGTAATTACAACGTCGTAAACTGAAGGCTCCCAAATTTATCGGGCAGAAGGGGGCGGACGATCCAGAACAAAGCATACAGCTCACACAGAAACACGACATGCGGAGCCCTCGCCTGCCATGTATACACGACACAGAGCAAATGACATTCATGTTCAACAACACTAATCAACATGTCATAAGATCCAGAACACGTTGAGCCCTTGACCGCCACATACAGGAAGGTCTGCATGTATGTTCAGCTTACACCGCTAGGGTATCGTGCCAAACTGAACAATGGGCGATTGCAGTTGCAGCTCGGCGAATCTAGATCAGGCGGCGGAGTGAAGAAACGGAGAGGAAAAATATGCGAACGCCTTGCGTTTGGTTAAGCAGGGGaggtgctaagagcatctctaacagagtccGTAAAAATGCaaaccgaaaaactcgagttcagtcttccgaaaacgtGTTTACGGGTTGCAAAACGGCTGGCGCAGAACAGACCTTAAACGAAAACTGAAAAACCGAATATTCCGaaaatcatcttcttcttcacagGAACGCCGCTGCTTAGATCTCCCCGAGCGGCCGCCGGCTAAGCTGCTAAGCACATATAAGCAGCTAAGCACCTCAGCTAGTGCATGGGCAAACGCGCATCATGCGTCAGTGCAGCTAGTGCATGCGCACAAGAGCAGCATGCATCCAGGCAGCGGCCGGCCTCCCGCGACCTGCGCGACCGCGCGACCTGCGCCGCCCGCGCGACTTGCTCGACCTGCTCTAATGTCGGCAGCTCAGCCTCGCGTCTAGCTACCAAGTTAATCGGAATAGTCGCACGAGCCAGCCAAATAGCTAGCTATGGAATCGATTGATATTTATGAATCAATCGAAATTAGTCTATATCGAGAAGATTCGTCGGAAATTGACATAGACATGATTAGAATTGGAGCAGGCTATGAAGATGTTCAACCGGCGGTTCACGATTTTAGGAAACCAGCGAGAAATCGGCGGCTGGAGGCGGTTGTACGGAGGGCGGCGCTAGAGGAGTACTGAGAAATCCGTTCAGTTTTAGGCCTGTAACCCGTCTTTCAGTCTGTATTAATAGGGGCCGAGTCTGAAACTTTTCGGGCCCCTGAAAAAGTTTTTCGGGCCGGACAGCGAGTTCGgtctctgttctgcgccactttGAACCCGAACCTGTAAATCGGCCGGAAAATACGGTTCCGGCGTGTTTTACaggttctgttagagatgctcaaaTTCGGttctttaaaaaaatcaaattcgGATTTTTTTAGATTTGGAATTTGCTCAGAATTGAAATTTGCCCAGATTCgaaatttgcttagatttaaaAAATGCCCGGATTCAAAATTTGCTTACTTTGAAATttgttcgaatttgaaatttgcttaacATTAAAATTTGCTCGACTTTAAAATTTgtttaaaaaggaaaaaacaaaaaaaattgaaaaactcgAAGAAAAATCGAAAGAAAACTGAAACCCAAGAAAAACCAGAAAAAGCTCGACAAAACCCCGAAAAACCCGTGGCCCACTGCTCCCTGCcttgatgggccgcggcccaaactcACCACCCCGCATGTGATGGTTTGTACCCATCATCTGCGGGTGATGAATAGGATTTCCCGTCAAGCAGTACGGGCACCATTGCATAACCTGCAAACCGTGGTCGTGTATTGCTGGCTGCAGCCCATGGTCTACACGGGCCTTTGCCACTCTCATTGAGAAAAATACGCTACGCTAACATTTTTCTTGAAAAGGACCTGTCCCGAAAAGGATAGCTTAGGTTTCCTAAGGAAACTCAAATGGAGgtctttattttaaaattttcgaAAACCATATCTCTAAAAAATCTAAAAGAAGTTATGTAGGTTGCGGATGGTAAGAACATCTCCAAGCCCATATAGCCCTCCCAATATTCCGCTATCTCCTTTCTTTATCTCCACTCCCATTCCCACCTACCACACGACTTCTACAAATTGAGAGCACGAGCAGAGGACAAGGGCGAGGCGACGGTCAGGcgcggcaaagaaggcaaaggagAGACGGCAGGTCTCCTCTGCCCCGCCGACCTGACGTCGTGCGGCAAACGCGCGAGCTCACGAGCTCGTCCTCACGAACGACACCACGAGATGCCGACGAGATTCACCATCGAGGACGAGTTCGTCGCCCTCGACCACACTCGTCTCTCCTTGATCCAAAGTGTCATGCCGCTGACGGCCCCATGATCCAAAGTGAGAACCTCCGCCACGGATCCCGATTGGGCGGCCTCCCGCCGCCCCGTGATCATGTGATTGGATGGAGGGGTGAGGACGGCGACGCGTCTCGGCTAGCcactcgtcgctaggtggtccaaaaaTATGTTTGCATTTTCTAATATTTATGATAGGATTTTTTTGATAATTTTTAATGGACTGTGGTCCTTTTcagaaaaaagaaacaaggaacgtctccaagaaaataaaaaagaaatcgaGAACAAGATGTCAGTGTCGTATTCTACACGCACAAACCGTGCCAAAACCCAAACCGACATAAATCTTGCTGCGCGCTGAGAGAGGGCGATCGGCCGCGCGAGCTATATATTCGATATTGAGCAGCCCGGCCGGGAAGAGGGAGAAACCGCGCGTTGCGAGAAGACATACGGAGTACTAGCTAAGCTGCACCTGCGCCGCGCCGCTAGCGCTAACCCTAGCTCGACACTGTTCCGGGCCGCCGCCTCGCAAAGGGGACGCGCCGGACGTGTCCGGCTCCGGCCACGCACGCTCCTGGTCAAGTACGCCTCTCCCTCCCTGTCACCAACCTATTATCCACGTCTGGCCGGCGTGGCGCTCCGTCCGGCCAGCTCGTTCCGGCAATCGCCGTGGCGGCCGAGGGAACGATGGGGTTCGGGCTGGAGTAGTAGCAGCTTGCTAGACACGGAGTAGAAGTAGGCTAACTATGCTGCTTAGCTCGAAAGGAGAGTGTACTGCAACTCTGATTCGAGAGTCCATGCATGGACTCGTGTATGAACTCCATTACTCCAATCACGGGATTCGTACTACTACATAAACTGTTAGTGCTAACTTTTATGGAACtaattaattaatggacaatttgATTAGCTTGCAGGTTATTACCTTGGCCGACTAGCTAGGTACATCTGTATCCTGATTCCTGACACTGCAAGGAAGCAATGCCGTCTGCCCACATGTTTGAAAGTGACGACGATGAATTTGCCGGTCCAATTTCATTCAAAAGGTCGAAGCTAAAAAGGACTCCACAACCCAGTCAAATGGGTAATCTGAAAAGACCTCATGCCGAAGACGATCACCCCACCCCAGGCACCGATTCAGACGACGACAAACCAATTGCATCGAGGAGAAAGGCTGGTGAGAGGAAACCGAAGAGGATCAACACAAGTGGTGCCAAGGCAGATGACGATGATCCGGAAGACGAGAAACCACTGGCCTCAAGGCTATCTGACAATGCTGCTTCAAAAAGTGGAGGCAATGTCTATGATGGTGATGATTCAGAAGACGATACCACATTGGCTGCCCGTTTTTCGCGGATTGCTCGGGGTGTTTCAAGTTCCAATAGCAAACCGATCCCCCCTAGCAACAAGGGGTTGAGCCATGATACAAGGGCTCCTAGAAATTCAGTCAAAAGGGCAGGGGATAGAAATAGTCAGACAAGTTCTGCTCTTAAGAAGGCAAAGCCTACGGAGGCTTCCACCTCGGTGGTGGCGGTGAGTGCCGaaagagaacacgaggatgacggCGATGACAACATACCTCTAGCACGAAGACGGACAACGCGCGAGTACTCGAACTGCAAGCCACCTGCAAAGAACATTGTGAAGGACAGTCCTTTACCTTTTAAGAAGGATGAGCAGACAAAGGTGAACATGAGAACAGAGGAAAATCCCCTGTCCCAGGAGACAATGGAAGTCTGTCAAGGATCTGACAGTCGAAAGAAGTGGTCTACTTTGGAGCACAATGGCGTTATTTTTCCACCTCCATACAAGCCTCATGGTGTCAAAATGATTTACAACGGGCAACCTGTTGATCTGACTCCAGAACAGGAGGAGGTAATGTACATTCAGAAAGTATAAACTGTCGATTGTGTTATTTTATATATCTTCAGTTTCATACAGAGCTACTGATCAGAGCTGCTCCTGAATATCTAGATCACGCTTTCAATTTTTTTCCGAGCTACAGCCAATTCCCTGTTCGGTTTCAGGTTGCAACCATGTTTGCTGTGATGAAAGAcacagagtatgcgtccaaggaAACGTTTATCAACAACTTCTTCAACGACTGGAGAAATATACTTGGAAAAAaacatattatcaagaagtttgaACTTTGTGATTTCACGCCGATCTACGAATGGAACCTCCaagagaaagagaagaaaaagcagATGACACCAGAGGtatattttttttctgaattttcatgCCTAACCTCTGCATGTCTGAAGATTTAATCTTTATAACTCTTTATTTACAGGAGAAGAAAACAGTGCGAGAAGAAAAATTGGAGCAAGAGAAAAAGTTTATGTGGGCTTTCTTAGATGGGGTTGAAGAGAAGGTCCTTATTTACTGATTATTTTTCATGCAACAAAGGTTTTTATAAACCCTAGAATTTTACACATATGCCACTAGTCTCGAACCTAATTCAGCTTCTGCCTAGAAGTCCTAGTAGGGCTAACTAAATTAAGATTTTTGCACCCGATGCAGCATATGGAATTTTACCATGATTAACGAATTCGTTAGTGCAAGTGAAGACTCGGACTGTTGTTAATATTCTTGTACATGCATGTATAGCAGTTGGGGTATCCTCTTGGCTAAAATTGCTTGGTTATTTCAGGTTGGCAATTTCAGAGTAGAACCACCTGGCTTGTTCAGGGGACGTGGAGAGCATCCAAAGGTACATATGGGAAACCATTTAATCACATTTTGTTTGTATGCCAGGCCCTCGAATTTAAGGTTCTATTAAATTGTTTTAGATGGGAAGACTGAAGCGACGCATCCGACCAAGTGACATTACAATAAACATCGGAGAAGGTGCTCCAGTCCCAGTGTGTCCTATACTTGGAGAAAGGTATCCTTAAGTTTTTAGGTCCTGATGTTCAAAgtatattttttttcgataaagtatATTTGTCAAGGGACTTCTAGAACGTATACATTCTTAGCTTGATTGGTCATGTGCTCTGCAGCTGGAAAGAAGTCAAACATGACAATACTGTTACATGGCTGGCCTTTTGGAATGATCCGATAAGCCCAAAAGAttacaagtatgttttcctggcgGCAAGCAGCTCGTTGAAGGGAAAAAGTGACAAGGAGAAATACGAGAAGGCCCGGAAATTGAAGGTGAGGAATTTTGCCTTGTGATTCATGGAGGCTTTGCGTTTCCATGTACAATAATTGTTCTTCTATCGCCCACGACAGGATTACATACACACTATACGCGTAAATTACACTAAGGATTTCAGAAGCAAAGATCAGACGAAGAAACAAATTGCAGTGGCAACTTACCTTATAGATAGATTGGCCCTTAGGGCGGGCAATGAAAAGGTATGTCTCAACTCCCAAGTACTGGACGTACAGCTATCGAATTTTGTGTAGTCGTATTCAGTGACATCATTatctaaaataaaccttttgtatGAAGATTCTT includes these proteins:
- the LOC124678429 gene encoding uncharacterized protein LOC124678429, which encodes MSSPRRRPRPRSPAVKTPLEDDDLLSEILLRLPPRPSSLPRASLVCKRWHGLASDPGFFRRFRRHHRRSPPLLGLFDKHDVPTFVPTLEAPDRVPPGRFSLQRRDGDRFMSLGCRHGLVLIVNFTPDQILVWDPITSGQHRLTIPPGIAAHAERTIINGAVLRAGAHFQVVLTVADNQDKQRRRALACVYSSETGFWGDLISTPLPLGVPRSDHPIFQDFAKVSTLVFTGMPAVLAGNSLYWVLAGNFQGILEFDLEKQSLAVIRVPLHMLENGHFWNMRAEGGSLGLLFWTDTSIQLWKMKTDCAGVASWALATTIELDKLLSLESQRVSVIILGYAEENNVLFLWTCGILYMVHLESLQFKKLCETRCLSQYHPFESVYTSGTSIGDEHDAADLLQQT
- the LOC124678503 gene encoding DNA topoisomerase 1 beta-like, with amino-acid sequence MPSAHMFESDDDEFAGPISFKRSKLKRTPQPSQMGNLKRPHAEDDHPTPGTDSDDDKPIASRRKAGERKPKRINTSGAKADDDDPEDEKPLASRLSDNAASKSGGNVYDGDDSEDDTTLAARFSRIARGVSSSNSKPIPPSNKGLSHDTRAPRNSVKRAGDRNSQTSSALKKAKPTEASTSVVAVSAEREHEDDGDDNIPLARRRTTREYSNCKPPAKNIVKDSPLPFKKDEQTKVNMRTEENPLSQETMEVCQGSDSRKKWSTLEHNGVIFPPPYKPHGVKMIYNGQPVDLTPEQEEVATMFAVMKDTEYASKETFINNFFNDWRNILGKKHIIKKFELCDFTPIYEWNLQEKEKKKQMTPEEKKTVREEKLEQEKKFMWAFLDGVEEKVGNFRVEPPGLFRGRGEHPKMGRLKRRIRPSDITINIGEGAPVPVCPILGESWKEVKHDNTVTWLAFWNDPISPKDYKYVFLAASSSLKGKSDKEKYEKARKLKDYIHTIRVNYTKDFRSKDQTKKQIAVATYLIDRLALRAGNEKDEDEADTVGCCTLKVENVTCLPPNKLQFDFLGKDSIRYLNTVDVKLPVYEAVKGFCAGKDKGGHVFDKLDTIKLNAHLKNLMPGLTAKVFRTYNASVTLDTILNKETKGGTLLEKYNVYQRANKEVAIICNHQRAVPKSHDSQITKLNEKIDQLKASSDKLKVELKKAKKGKPRGGTKDGKRKRRLTPQVLEKRISTTETMIEETDADKKKREDLKTVALGTSKINYLDPRITVAWCKTHEVHPIQKEIFSKTILEKFGWAMDVDPDFRF